From the Acidobacteriota bacterium genome, one window contains:
- the clpP gene encoding ATP-dependent Clp endopeptidase proteolytic subunit ClpP: MTLVPMVVEQTNRGERAYDIYSRLLKDNIIFIGSPIDDNVANLVIAQLLFLMAEDPERDISLYINSPGGSITAGLAIYDTMQFVRNDVSTICIGQAASMGALLLAAGEEGKRFALPNSRILIHQPSMSGLSGQATDIDIHAKEILRMRERTSEILSSHTGKKLEKIHRDVDRDYIMDAEQAREYGIIDQIIEQPT; encoded by the coding sequence GTGACTCTTGTACCGATGGTCGTCGAGCAGACCAACCGCGGAGAGCGGGCTTACGACATTTATTCGCGTCTGCTCAAAGACAACATCATTTTCATAGGCAGCCCCATCGACGACAACGTGGCCAACCTGGTGATCGCCCAGTTGCTGTTCCTGATGGCCGAGGATCCCGAGCGGGACATCTCCCTCTACATCAACTCTCCAGGCGGTTCCATCACGGCCGGGCTGGCCATCTACGACACCATGCAGTTCGTGCGCAACGACGTCTCGACGATCTGCATCGGCCAGGCCGCCTCCATGGGAGCGCTTTTGCTGGCGGCCGGCGAAGAGGGCAAGCGCTTCGCGTTGCCCAACAGCCGCATCCTCATCCATCAGCCCTCCATGTCCGGGTTGTCGGGACAAGCTACCGACATCGACATCCACGCCAAGGAGATTCTGCGCATGAGGGAAAGGACCAGCGAGATTCTCTCCTCGCATACCGGAAAGAAGCTTGAGAAAATTCACCGGGACGTGGACCGCGACTACATTATGGACGCGGAACAGGCCAGGGAGTATGGTATAATCGATCAGATTATTGAACAGCCGACGTAA